A DNA window from Streptomyces parvus contains the following coding sequences:
- a CDS encoding ATP/GTP-binding protein has product MDFASSSGGTGRATTSAKIVVAGGFGVGKTTFVGAVSEINPLRTEAVMTSASAGIDDLTHTGDKTTTTVAMDFGRITLDQDLILYLFGTPGQDRFWFMWDDLVRGAIGAVVLVDTRRLADCFPAVDYFENSGLPFVIALNGFDGHQPYTPDEVREALQIGPDAPIITTDARHRADAKSGLITLVEHALMARLK; this is encoded by the coding sequence GTGGACTTCGCAAGCTCTAGCGGCGGTACGGGCCGCGCCACCACCTCGGCGAAGATCGTGGTGGCGGGCGGCTTCGGCGTGGGCAAGACCACGTTCGTCGGGGCCGTCTCGGAGATCAACCCCCTGCGCACCGAGGCCGTCATGACGTCCGCGTCCGCGGGCATCGACGACCTGACGCACACCGGGGACAAGACCACCACGACGGTGGCCATGGACTTCGGACGTATCACGCTCGACCAGGACCTGATCCTGTACCTGTTCGGTACGCCCGGGCAGGACCGCTTCTGGTTCATGTGGGACGACCTGGTCCGCGGCGCCATCGGCGCCGTCGTCCTCGTCGACACCCGCCGTCTCGCCGACTGCTTCCCCGCCGTCGACTACTTCGAGAACAGCGGCCTCCCCTTCGTCATCGCCCTCAACGGCTTCGACGGACACCAGCCCTACACCCCCGACGAGGTCCGCGAAGCGCTCCAGATCGGGCCCGACGCGCCCATCATCACGACGGACGCCCGCCACCGCGCGGACGCCAAGAGCGGCCTGATCACCCTGGTCGAGCACGCGCTCATGGCACGCCTGAAGTAG
- a CDS encoding DUF742 domain-containing protein, with protein sequence MTPPPASPDPYGALHHASYDGEGDQPLVRPYAMTGGRTRPRYQLAIEALVSTTADPAHLGTLLPEHQRICHLCREVKSVAEVSALLSMPLGVARILVADLAEAGMVAIHQPGNGEAGGAPDVTLLERVLSGLRKL encoded by the coding sequence ATGACCCCGCCACCCGCCTCACCCGATCCGTACGGCGCACTGCACCACGCGTCGTACGACGGGGAAGGCGACCAGCCGCTGGTTCGTCCTTACGCCATGACCGGCGGCCGGACCCGGCCGCGCTACCAGCTCGCCATAGAGGCGCTGGTCAGCACGACGGCAGACCCCGCGCATCTGGGGACCCTGCTCCCCGAGCACCAGCGGATCTGCCACCTCTGCCGTGAGGTCAAATCGGTGGCGGAGGTGTCGGCGCTGCTGTCGATGCCGCTCGGCGTCGCCCGGATCCTGGTGGCGGACCTGGCGGAAGCCGGCATGGTGGCCATCCACCAGCCGGGCAACGGAGAGGCCGGCGGCGCGCCGGATGTGACACTGCTCGAAAGGGTGCTCAGTGGACTTCGCAAGCTCTAG
- a CDS encoding roadblock/LC7 domain-containing protein — translation MSQAAQNLNWLITNFVDNTPGVSHTVVVSADGLLLAMSEGFPRDRADQLAAVASGLTSLTAGASRIFEGGAVSQTVVEMERGFLFLMSISDGSSLAVLAHPDADIGLVGYEMALLVDRAGTVLTPDLRAELQGSLLH, via the coding sequence ATGAGTCAGGCCGCGCAGAATCTGAACTGGCTGATCACCAACTTCGTGGACAACACCCCAGGGGTGTCCCACACGGTGGTGGTCTCCGCGGATGGCCTGCTGCTGGCGATGTCCGAAGGATTTCCGCGCGACCGCGCCGACCAGCTCGCCGCCGTCGCGTCCGGTCTCACCTCGCTGACCGCGGGTGCGTCCCGGATCTTCGAGGGCGGCGCCGTCAGTCAGACGGTTGTGGAGATGGAGCGGGGATTCCTCTTCCTCATGTCCATCTCCGACGGCTCGTCCCTGGCCGTTCTGGCCCACCCGGACGCCGACATCGGTCTGGTCGGGTACGAAATGGCCCTCCTGGTCGACCGTGCCGGCACCGTCCTCACGCCCGACCTCCGCGCCGAACTCCAAGGCAGTCTGCTCCACTAG